One genomic window of Corticium candelabrum chromosome 9, ooCorCand1.1, whole genome shotgun sequence includes the following:
- the LOC134184832 gene encoding uncharacterized protein LOC134184832 encodes MTAIRFLLFLLLASSLFLEETLSRPGRKKGKPSKNKDKCKGKICPKSKKCSVEYTSEQIQNQLALSPQAGNQGGYLVQTYRSTEEVITEIGNRTAGTHIYYLIDESSPSDLYHLLLSDEVWHFYMGDPVKILELNNNVSGHIVETVLGDDIIAGQNITHVVERNTWFAASRVDGGPCGWSLVGTTVSPGFEFEDFQAGNRTELLSLFPEAELSIISLTLNDE; translated from the exons ATGACTGCAATACGatttcttctgtttctgttacttGCCAGTAGTTTGTTCCTAGAAGAGACTCTTTCTAGACCAG GGAGAAAGAAAGGCAAACCATCCAAGAACAA AGATAAGTGCAAGGGAAAGATATGCCCCAAATCAAAGAAATGCTCTGTTG AATACACCTCCGAACAGATACAAAACCAGTTGGCTTTGTCTCCGCAAGCTGGAAACCAGGGAGGCTATCTTGTTCAGACCTATCGCAGCACAGAAGAGGTAATTACAGAAATAGGCAACAGGACTGCCGGAACACACATCTACTATCTGATCGACGAGAGTTCTCCATCCGATCTGTACCACCTCTTGTTGTCCGACGAAGTGTGGCACTTCTACATGGGAGATCCCGTCAAAATTCTCGAATTGAACAACAACGTGTCTGGTCATATTGTTGAGACCGTATTGGGAGACGATATCATTGCTGGTCAGAATATTACTCACGTAGTGGAGAGGAACACATGGTTTGCAGCGAGTCGTGTCGACGGTGGCCCGTGTGGATGGAGTCTGGTTGGAACGACCGTCAGCCCTGGCTTCGAGTTTGAAGACTTCCAAGCGGGTAATAGAACGGAGTTGCTGTCGCTGTTTCCTGAGGCAGAACTGAGTATCATTAGCCTGACCCTGAACGATGAATAA
- the LOC134184419 gene encoding uncharacterized protein LOC134184419 isoform X1 gives MKNLKVAGRSNIIYGLIRCCSLPDTSGHPTRLPLNRMPTGYIEHQINFFNASHYSNVPKCPRDYEDWLGTMYAEFGMKWHCLHNGPTWQHDEHSGLKSTMIPGNAKINNASLALSTLRTRVVNTGIFKTTEIQGITLDKASECNPGARWWIKADGCDVIPGLHESVCLEWSGDVDLNDETLQKTYKKYRDRLKDISSIGKSSTSQTRLVLSTLQSELTEDLQYLQSALESKTSELDKLKVSQPTKVVTELEWDVREYHFLLKDASGQLKQWLS, from the exons ATGAAAAATTTAAAGGTGGCTGGCCGGAGCAACATTATATATGGCTTGATACGTTGTTGCTCCCTTCCTGACACTTCTGGCCATCCCACCAGACTGCCTCTCAACAGAATGCCAACAGGATACATTGAACATCAGATAAATTTTTTCAATGCCAGTCATTACAGCAAT gTTCCAAAATGCCCCCGTGATTATGAGGACTGGTTGGGCACCATGTATGCTGAATTTGGTATGAAATGGCACTGTTTGCACAATGGCCCTACCTGGCAGCATGATGAACACTCTGGATTGAAAAGCACCATGATCCCGGGAAAT GCTAAGATAAACAATGCTTCTTTGGCATTGTCTACACTGAGAACTCGTGTAGTCAATACTGGAATTTTCAAAACTACAGAAATTCAG GGCATAACTTTGGACAAAGCTTCTGAATGCAATCCAGGTGCTCGATGGTGGATCAAAGCTGATGGATGCGATGTCATTCCTGGTCTccatgaatctgtctgtcttgaatGGTCTGGAGATGTTGACTTGAATGATGAGACACTGCAAAAAACATACAAGAAGTACAGAGACCGTCTCAAAGACATTTCTAGTATTGGAAAGAGCAGCACTTCACAGACCAGGCTTGTACTTTCTACACTTCAGTCTGAATTGACTGAAGATCTTCAATATTTGCAAAGTG CTCTAGAATCCAAAACATCTGAACTGGACAAGCTGAAGGTCAGTCAGCCAACAAAAGTGGTGACTGAGTTAGAGTGGGATGTGAGGGAGTACCATTTCTTGTTGAAGGATGCCAGTGGGCAGTTGAAACAGTGGCTGAGTTAG
- the LOC134184419 gene encoding uncharacterized protein LOC134184419 isoform X4 has protein sequence MPTGYIEHQINFFNASHYSNVPKCPRDYEDWLGTMYAEFGMKWHCLHNGPTWQHDEHSGLKSTMIPGNAKINNASLALSTLRTRVVNTGIFKTTEIQGITLDKASECNPGARWWIKADGCDVIPGLHESVCLEWSGDVDLNDETLQKTYKKYRDRLKDISSIGKSSTSQTRLVLSTLQSELTEDLQYLQSALESKTSELDKLKVSQPTKVVTELEWDVREYHFLLKDASGQLKQWLS, from the exons ATGCCAACAGGATACATTGAACATCAGATAAATTTTTTCAATGCCAGTCATTACAGCAAT gTTCCAAAATGCCCCCGTGATTATGAGGACTGGTTGGGCACCATGTATGCTGAATTTGGTATGAAATGGCACTGTTTGCACAATGGCCCTACCTGGCAGCATGATGAACACTCTGGATTGAAAAGCACCATGATCCCGGGAAAT GCTAAGATAAACAATGCTTCTTTGGCATTGTCTACACTGAGAACTCGTGTAGTCAATACTGGAATTTTCAAAACTACAGAAATTCAG GGCATAACTTTGGACAAAGCTTCTGAATGCAATCCAGGTGCTCGATGGTGGATCAAAGCTGATGGATGCGATGTCATTCCTGGTCTccatgaatctgtctgtcttgaatGGTCTGGAGATGTTGACTTGAATGATGAGACACTGCAAAAAACATACAAGAAGTACAGAGACCGTCTCAAAGACATTTCTAGTATTGGAAAGAGCAGCACTTCACAGACCAGGCTTGTACTTTCTACACTTCAGTCTGAATTGACTGAAGATCTTCAATATTTGCAAAGTG CTCTAGAATCCAAAACATCTGAACTGGACAAGCTGAAGGTCAGTCAGCCAACAAAAGTGGTGACTGAGTTAGAGTGGGATGTGAGGGAGTACCATTTCTTGTTGAAGGATGCCAGTGGGCAGTTGAAACAGTGGCTGAGTTAG
- the LOC134184998 gene encoding probable serine/threonine-protein kinase roco7, translated as MSMASTEADWSNINSNEEDRLIKSPCQKPKQHTCMNYHWYTAPEIIQKTSSRWSDFYSFAVLCWEIVVRKSPERNFTEDVNWGFVGDIKDKVCRTNDPARPKLELINKHNCNFGLDHRLCEEMKEIITGCWSTRPSNLRCNWKRIGEQLESLSKICNESQYERNLFKAQLEVLRDILNEERKQKQASIQDNETYPT; from the exons ATGTCAATGGCGTCAACTGAAGCTGATTGGTCAAACATAAATTCGAACGAGGAAGACCGTCTGATTAAATCTCCGTGTCAAAAACCGAAACAACACACATGTATGAACTATCACTGGTACACAGCACCAGAGATTATTCAAAAAACGTCTAGTCGTTGGTCTGATTTCTACAG TTTTGCGGTTCTCTGTTGGGAAATTGTGGTTCGTAAGAGTCCAGAACGTAACTTTACAGAAGACGTGAACTGGGGTTTTGTCGGTGATATCAAGGATAAAGTTTGTCGCACAAATGACCCTGCAAGGCCCAAATTGGAGCTGATAAATAAGCACAATTGCAACTTTGGCTTGGACCATCGCTTGTGCGAAGAGATGAAAGAAATAATTACTGGTTGTTGGTCTACAAGGCCGTCTAATCTTCGCTGTAACTGGAAAAGAATTGGCGAGCAACTGGAAAGTCTTTCAAAAATCTGTAACGAATCTCAATATGAAAGAAATCTTTTCAAAGCACAGTTAGAAGTACTGCGAGATATATTAAACgaagaaagaaaacagaaacaagcaTCGATCCAAGACAATGAGACGTATCCCACATAG
- the LOC134184672 gene encoding zinc finger MYM-type protein 1-like: MATRKIESIEVPHVRTDEQDLERIDLASQEFVTFATMVTSDSTNGDSEAASSSSVAETANQAENDKCTEVCSPVDLSSGPHEEPRQPIISFSSRSFGKRERHFKRELYIKYKWLEYSVMNNACYCYCCRHFAPSLTTDKAFTVTGFSNWKKTCGHKEKSNSLLKHKLSSAHRSSFVAWEESGAYAEGMSEKEIEDNRYLLETVIDILLLCAKQGIALRGHDETEDSQNPGNFQAILDLLSDHDTHLQQKIGKLPKNARYCSPEIQNELLSVMGSLVRNKICEEGLSITKGLSDQLQDDSLDLAAAAELGDSVLSSIRSSRNDKEWERTWKASVDLAERLEIAVVDVRRKVLDTTERRDVAGDDSTEENEEATTKHYYQAHVYNPVIDSWVGELRRRFSEENREIMNCIQACSPPSGKNFLSSEKLMPLATRYGVNETALMEEQCKQAMHILSGKQLTVISDVLFYLNRNKKGSPLLSSC; encoded by the exons ATGGCTACTAGGAAAATCGAGTCAATTGAGGTTCCCCATGTAAGAACAGACGAACAGGATCTAGAGAGGATTGATTTGGCTTCACAAGAATTTGTCACATTTGCTACTATGGTGACGTCTGACTCGACCAATGGGGATTCCGAGGCGGCAAGTAGTAGCAGTGTGGCCGAGACGGCAAATCAAGCGGAGAATGATAAGTGTACTGAAGTATGCAGTCCAGTGG ATCTGTCCTCGGGACCTCATGAAGAACCCCGACAACCTATAATAAGTTTCTCATCACGAAGTTTTGGCAAACGAGAGCGTCATTTCAAAAGGGAGTTGTATATCAAATACAAATGGTTGGAGTATTCAGTGATGAATAATGCCTGCTACTGTTACTGTTGTCGTCACTTTGCTCCAAGCTTGACCACTGACAAAGCGTTTACTGTGACAGGATTTTCTAATTGGAAGAAGACATGTGGTCACAAAGAGAAGTCCAACTCTCTGTTAAAACACAAACTTTCATCTGCTCACAGATCATCGTTTGTTGCATGGGAAGAgtcaggggcgtacgcagagggg ATGTCAGAAAAGGAAATAGAAGACAATAGATATCTTTTGGAAACTGTCATTGACATACTCCTCCTTTGTGCAAAACAAGGGATAGCCTTGAGAGGTCATGACGAAACTGAAGATTCACAAAATCCAGGAAATTTTCAAGCAATACTGGATCTTTTGTCAGATCATGACACACATCTGCAACAGAAGATTGGAAAATTACCCAAGAATGCACGTTATTGCTCACCTGAAATTCAGAATGAGTTGTTATCGGTAATGGGATCACTGGTGCGAAACAAGATCTGTGAAGAA GGACTTTCAATAACCAAAGGACTGTCagatcaactgcaagatgaCTCACTTGATCTAGCAGCTGCAGCGGAACTTGGTGACTCTGTCCTGTCATCTATTCGTAGCAGCAGAAATGACAAAGAGTGGGAGAGAACTTGGAAGGCTTCTGTTGATTTGGCTGAGCGTTTGGAGATTGCTGTTGTAGATGTACGTCGCAAGG TGTTGGatacaacagaaagaagagatGTAGCCGGAGACGATTCAACtgaagaaaatgaagaagcCACTACTAAACATTATTATCAAGCACATGTCTACAATCCTGTTATTGATTCATGGGTAGGCGAGTTACGACGACGATTTTCAGAAGAAAATAGAGAAATCATGAATTGTATCCAAGCTTGTTCTCCGCCTTCTGGGAAAAACTTCCTTAGTTCAGAGAAGCTTATGCCACTTGCTACTAGGTATGGTGTCAACGAAACAGCACTGATGGAAGagcaatgcaaacaagctatgCATATCCTCTCAGGCAAGCAACTAACAGTCATTTCTGATGTTCTTTTTTATTTGAATCGCAACAAGAAGGGTTCGCCATTATTGTCAAGCTGTTGA
- the LOC134184564 gene encoding uncharacterized protein LOC134184564 produces the protein MVAKRFVLFLLLASSLFLEDTLSKPGKKKGKPSKDKQNNDDCKGKKCSKPKKCSVEYTSEQIQNQLGLIPQFTNIRGYSFENYRSTEEVITDKSNRTAGSHIYYLIDASSPLDVYHQLLSDEVRYFYMGDPVKILELNNNVSGHIVETVLGDDILAGQNVMHVLERNTWFTALRIEGGPCGWSLIGMNESPGFEFEDLQVGNRTELISLFPEAEQSIIRLTENNE, from the exons ATGGTCGCAAAACGATTTGTACTGTTTCTCTTACTTGCGAGCAGTCTGTTCCTAGAAGACACTCTTTCTAAACCAG GGAAGAAGAAAGGCAAACCATCCaaggacaaacaaaacaa TGATGACTGCAAAGGCAAGAAATGTTCCAAACCAAAGAAATGCTCTGTTG AATACACCTCCGAACAGATACAAAACCAATTGGGTCTGATTCCTCAGTTTACAAACATACGTGGCTATTCTTTTGAGAACTATCGCAGCACAGAAGAGGTAATTACAGATAAGAGCAACAGGACTGCCGGATCACACATCTACTACCTAATCGACGCGAGCTCTCCACTTGATGTTTACCACCAGCTGTTGTCCGACGAAGTACGGTACTTCTACATGGGAGATCCCGTCAAAATTCTCGAATTGAACAACAACGTATCCGGTCATATTGTTGAGACCGTTTTGGGAGACGATATCTTGGCTGGTCAAAACGTCATGCATGTACTGGAGAGGAATACTTGGTTTACAGCTCTGAGAATCGAAGGTGGCCCTTGTGGATGGAGTCTGATTGGAATGAATGAGAGCCCTGGCTTCGAGTTCGAAGACTTGCAAGTGGGTAATAGAACGGAGTTGATTTCGTTGTTTCCTGAGGCAGAGCAAAGTATCATTCGTCTGACAGAAAACAATGAATAA
- the LOC134184924 gene encoding uncharacterized protein LOC134184924: MELVILLFVVGTFTYSDSTKCSSSAARPRRNAIAETVEESLKKDSTLTQQGTNTLVSYGLTHSSNVLYNQWLHSDDVPSLPVVKGMFGYAAARLVYVPNRSTHEPQPIEMLVVHGGRVSRATYRVYDDLETEVSDQIQFFMFTLNTGVEVPISVGSSDGSPGGRYLHTAVSFPTLATGGRPVVFYGGLDKDRQALGSVWHLEVSEKKSEGLHWSSTVEGPRRCGHSSVSLGNNMLVFGGCNQTMCMNDVHVYNVVQHIWVEIKGTGKIPSPRGGHIAIAIEQANLMFIHGGMKMPLARGSHTNYSVFGDTYVLDMNKKVWQLLELTPPTSLTITHAASAFFQYSNYGRWVVYGIVGQSLDNLDKEVLAELTIQLSDGSITSGWDIKNKSHFLQFPKGRIMTTLISFSTSTGDQIAYMIGGAQNVKSLHHHFYDPFTEVWLLRQRDGLAKSEWIYVCAISEHPEPRAGYTVTALGSGSIALFGGVVKKVSSGTTFADGSVWQVFIENRTVQSWKKTIPSSRLVSGVVGHSSVSVVLSSIWSNDTEVTGANAILTFGGFYWETESLENRLIIAAPNLLYWYVWSPSKNQPCPCPRAFHSLIIYNSTLYLFGGLSDLSSLNLSALNDTWSLRWSESWTESANIDQNWTPIVANESSPRKRFGHSAVIYYNDSIGEAVMLVFGGTDGMMVFGDLWQLGLSTLTWKQLLPYLPGEHAENTIKIIKVFGHSVTMIGNEMVVYGGCSHSPTNNFLSLAESLPYCSHDYVLDTVASYDTLSNKWTLINVIGDTIPRYFHSTLFQNSFLFIFGGLSNNDTLYDGVFAIRLGCNRGYEGSFPNGTCVPCPTGYYGNGGDESCQLCDKRFTTNGTAKSSKSDCSICNDNACKHGKCKLDKDGEFTCECSRFWYRGRYCDDETVMIILAAYLTSIGFAIITIITIIVKKCYKKCTNTTKARSEKLRLVLETFKKAVVYIDNDEIEKKTKIGKGGHGTVYRGMYKNHILVAVKEVNTEEEELFGEKLSKPLVKEWQCLARLNNRNIVKFYGGGGEAKDLTLFLVTELVQPGALTHVLHDTRTDNSNKFTVLLTDRRKMEFCSEIWSALMYLREKRYVHRDLKPDNILVCLTGKIKIADFGIAKNFKKLPGRLLQKILCTSDTCKEEKEPLLQRGSNASSVRIPNCYMAPELVLKKPDFEWADMYSFAVVCWETIVRRKPHDHFRDNRHTENVEFQYIDEVKVRVCCKDMREAARPDLKLLEKPNSDSEYGVNPSLVEEMTKILIDCWSTEPSNRCRKYNTVRANLEKLINDCQESPEETTLFEETLKELQTKLLID, encoded by the exons atgGAGCTCGTcattttgctgtttgttgtggGGACGTTCACGTATTCAGACAGCACAAAATGTAGCAGCAGCGCTGCTCGTCCAAGACGTAATGCTATTGCCGAGACAGTAGAAGAATCGTTGAAGAAGGATTCGACTTTGACACAGCAGGGCACTAATACGTTGGTGTCCTATGGCCTTACTCACTCAAGTAACGTTTTGTACAACCAGTGGCTTCACAGCGACGATGTGCCTTCGTTGCCAGTCGTCAAGGGCATGTTTGGCTATGCAGCTGCCCGTCTTGTTTACGTACCGAATCGATCTACTCATGAACCTCAACCAATTGAAATGCTTGTCGTGCATGGTGGACGAGTGAGTCGAGCAACATATCGCGTATACGACGACTTAGAGACAGAAGTTTCTGATCAAATTCAGTTTTTTATGTTTACCCTCAACACTGGTGTTGAAGTGCCAATCAGTGTGGGCAGTAGTGATGGATCTCCAGGAGGGCGATATTTGCATACGGCCGTGTCTTTTCCGACTCTAGCGACTGGTGGTCGCCCCGTTGTTTTCTATGGTGGtctagacaaagacagacaagctcTGGGAAGTGTGTGGCACCTAGAAGTGAGTGAGAAGAAAAGCGAAGGTCTACACTGGAGCAGCACTGTAGAAGGACCAAGAAGGTGTGGCCATTCATCGGTGAGTCTGGGAAATAACATGCTAGTGTTTGGAGGCTGTAATCAGACTATGTGCATGAATGATGTTCATGTGTACAATGTAGTGCAGCATATATGGGTGGAGATTAAGGGAACAGGTAAAATTCCCTCTCCCCGTGGAGGCCACATTGCTATTGCTATAGAGCAAGCAAATCTAATGTTCATTCATGGTGGCATGAAAATGCCTTTGGCGAGAGGCTCTCATACAAACTATAGTGTTTTCGGAGACACGTATGTCCTAGACATGAATAAGAAGGTGTGGCAACTTCTAGAACTAACTCCGCCTACTAGTTTGACTATCACCCACGCAGCGTCTGCTTTCTTTCAATACTCAAATTACGGTCGTTGGGTTGTGTACGGCATTGTTGGACAAAGCTTAGACAATCTTGATAAAGAAGTGCTAGCGGAGCTGACAATTCAGCTGTCAGATGGCTCTATCACAAGTGGATGGGACATAAAAAATAAGTCGCATTTTCTACAGTTTCCCAAAGGTAGGATAATGACTACATTGATTAGTTTTAGTACAAGTACTGGAGACCAAATTGCCTACATGATAGGTGGAGCACAAAACGTGAAATCTTTACACCATCATTTCTATGATCCTTTCACTGAAGTATGGCTGTTGCGACAACGTGATGGATTAGCAAAATCCGAATGGATTTACGTGTGTGCCATCAGCGAGCATCCTGAACCGAGAGCTGGATACACCGTCACTGCACTAGGCAGTGGTTCCATTGCTCTTTTTGGAGGTGTAGTAAAGAAGGTCTCTTCTGGTACTACGTTTGCTGACGGTAGTGTATGGCAAGTGTTTATAGAAAACAGAACTGTACAATCTTGGAAAAAGACGATTCCATCTAGTCGATTGGTTTCAGGAGTTGTCGGTCACTCGTCGGTGTCAGTTGTATTGTCAAGCATCTGGTCTAACGACACTGAAGTAACTGGTGCCAACGCAATTCTTACTTTTGGAGGTTTTTATTGGGAAACTGAAAGTCTTGAAAACAGACTTATAATTGCAGCACCAAACCTTCTTTACTGGTATGTTTGGTCTCCAAGTAAAAATCAACCTTGTCCATGTCCCAGGGCTTTTCATTCTTTGATAATTTACAATTCGACTTTGTATCTATTTGGTGGACTCAGTGATCTTTCTTCTCTAAATTTATCCGCTCTCAATGATACTTGGTCGTTACGTTGGTCAGAGAGCTGGACGGAAAGTGCAAATATTGATCAAAATTGGACTCCTATAGTAGCAAACGAATCTTCTCCCCGTAAAAGATTTGGTCATTCTGCAGTCATTTACTACAACGATAGTATTGGTGAGGCTGTTATGTTAGTATTTGGGGGAACTGACGGTATGATGGTGTTTGGCGATCTGTGGCAACTTGGTCTGTCTACGTTAACTTGGAAACAATTGCTGCCATATCTTCCTGGAGAGCACGCAGAAAACACCATCAAAATTATTAAAGTATTTGGTCATTCTGTTACAATGATTGGAAACGAAATGGTAGTCTACGGAGGGTGTAGTCATTCACCTACAAACAACTTTCTTTCACTTGCCGAAAGCTTACCATACTGTTCCCACGATTATGTGTTAGATACTGTGGCATCGTATGACACTTTAAGTAACAAATGGACACTTATTAATGTTATTGGAGATACAATTCCTAGATATTTTCATTCCACCTTGTTTCAAAATAGTTTCCTTTTCATCTTTGGAGGCTTGAGTAATAATGACACTCTTTACGACGGAGTATTTGCTATTAGACTCGGTTGCAACAGAGGCTACGAAGGCAGTTTTCCGAATGGTACATGTGTTCCTTGTCCTACCGGATATTATGGCAACGGCGGAGACGAAAGTTGCCAACTATGTGACAAACGTTTTACTACTAATGGTACCGCAAAATCGTCAAAATCTGATTGCAGTATCTGCAATGACAACGCTTGTAAACACGGAAAATGTAAATTGGATAAAGATGGTGAGTTTACTTGTGAATGTTCTCGTTTTTGGTACCGTGGAAGATACTGTGACGATGAAACAGTTATGATTATTTTAGCTGCATATCTTACTTCAATTGGCTTTGCGATCATAACAATCATAACAATCATAGTCAAAAAATGTTACAAAAAATGCACTAATACTACTAAGGCTAGATCAGAAAAACTAAGACTGGTCTTGGAGACGTTCAAGAAAGCCGTCGTCTATATCGACAATGACGAAATAGAAAAGAAAACCAAAATAGGCAAGGGAGGACACGGAACTGTATACAGAGGTATGTATAAAAATCACATTCTAGTTGCTGTAAAAGAAGTAAATACCGAGGAAGAAGAGCTATTTGGAGAAAAGTTAAGCAAGCCATTAGTAAAGGAATGGCAGTGCCTTGCAAGACTCAACAACAGGAATATTGTTAAGTTTTATGGTGGAGGAGGAGAGGCAAAGGACCTTACTTTGTTTCTTGTTACAGAACTTGTTCAACCAGGCGCTTTGACACACGTTCTTCACGATACACGTACAGACAATTCAAATAAATTTACTGTTCTCTTGACGGACAGAAGGAAAATGGAATTTTGTTCTGAAATTTGGTCGGCCCTGATGTATTTGCGTGAAAAACGCTACGTGCATCGTGACTTGAAACCAGATAACATTTTAGTGTGTCTTACTGGAAAGATAAAAATTGCTGACTTTGGGATTGCAAAAAACTTTAAAAAATTACCAGGACGACTACTACAGAAAATTTTGTGTACGTCAGACACTTgcaaagaagagaaagaaccATTATTGCAACGTGGGTCCAACGCCAGCAGCGTAAGAATTCCCAACTGTTACATGGCACCAGAGCTTGTTCTTAAGAAACCTGATTTTGAATGGGCAGATATGTACAG CTTTGCAGTTGTTTGTTGGGAAACCATAGTTCGTAGGAAACCACATGATCACTTCAGAGATAATCGTCATACAGAAAACGTCGAGTTCCAATATATTGACGAAGTCAAGGTAAGAGTCTGTTGCAAGGATATGAGAGAGGCTGCGAGACCCGACTTGAAGCTGTTGGAAAAACCGAATTCTGACAGTGAGTATGGGGTAAATCCTTCTTTGGTTGAAGAGATGACAAAAATACTTATTGATTGTTGGAGTACAGAACCTTCCAATCGTTGCAGAAAATACAATACAGTCAGGGCAAACCTGGAGAAACTCATAAATGATTGTCAAGAGTCTCCAGAGGAAACAACGCTCTTTGAAGAAACATTGAAAGAGTTGCAAACAAAACTGTTAATTGATTAA
- the LOC134184419 gene encoding uncharacterized protein LOC134184419 isoform X3 produces the protein MVFMVSPETRRRKPYALPVQLLPYRGLKDSMMRHLTNKLKMEMKSRNMEVVGLVTDGEFNSLRSLGSTGPTNILQIRSDSRAQVSRLSYNKMLQMLTLKELSNPPEAVVSHPAITREILMQSQSWQKSGLTHWDSIAKLRIKTVPHGFTPHAWNGSPNTALETRKDCLRFIIAQLFHRHKILDLEKQGQNFLIFAYQPEIDKVTGQPFHEREDHNHVLKRITSHTRSDGPKGCHLERLQERHV, from the exons ATGGTTTTCATGGTCAGCCCTGAAACTAGAAGGAGAAAACCGTATGCTTTGCCTGTTCAGTTGCTACCATATAGAGGACTAAAGGACAGCATGATGAGACATCTTACCAACAAACTGAAAATGGAAATGAAAAGTCGTAACATGGAAGTTGTTG GATTGGTAACGGATGGTGAATTCAACAGCCTAAGAAGTTTAGGATCAACTGGACCAACCAACATCCTTCAAATTAGATCAGACTCTCGTGCTCAAGTATCTCGTCTCAGCTACAACAAGATGCTTCAAATGCTAACATTGAAAG AACTATCTAATCCACCTGAAGCTGTAGTCAGTCATCCAGCTATCACAAGAGAAATCCTGATGCAGTCACAGTCATGGCAGAAATCTGGTCTAACACATTGGGACAGCATTGCAAAACTGAGGATAAAAACGGTTCCACATGGATTCACTCCTCATGCTTGGAATGGAA GTCCTAACACAGCATTAGAAACAAGAAAGGACTGTCTTCGATTCATCATTGCCCAGTTGTTTCATCGTCACAAAATACTGGACCTGGAGAAACAAGGGCAGAACTTCCTCATATTTGCTTACCAGCCTGAGATTGATAAAGTCACAGGGCAGCCATTTCACGAAAGAGAAGACCACAATCATGTGTTAAAG AGGATAACTAGTCACACAAGAAGTGATGGTCCAAAAGGTTGTCACCTGGAGAGATTACAAGAGAGACATGTCTAA
- the LOC134184419 gene encoding uncharacterized protein LOC134184419 isoform X2 — MKNLKVAGRSNIIYGLIRCCSLPDTSGHPTRLPLNRMPTGYIEHQINFFNASHYSNVPKCPRDYEDWLGTMYAEFGMKWHCLHNGPTWQHDEHSGLKSTMIPGNAKINNASLALSTLRTRVVNTGIFKTTEIQGITLDKASECNPGARWWIKADGCDVIPGLHESVCLEWSGDVDLNDETLQKTYKKYRDRLKDISSIGKSSTSQTRLVLSTLQSELTEDLQYLQSALESKTSELDKLKDASGQLKQWLS; from the exons ATGAAAAATTTAAAGGTGGCTGGCCGGAGCAACATTATATATGGCTTGATACGTTGTTGCTCCCTTCCTGACACTTCTGGCCATCCCACCAGACTGCCTCTCAACAGAATGCCAACAGGATACATTGAACATCAGATAAATTTTTTCAATGCCAGTCATTACAGCAAT gTTCCAAAATGCCCCCGTGATTATGAGGACTGGTTGGGCACCATGTATGCTGAATTTGGTATGAAATGGCACTGTTTGCACAATGGCCCTACCTGGCAGCATGATGAACACTCTGGATTGAAAAGCACCATGATCCCGGGAAAT GCTAAGATAAACAATGCTTCTTTGGCATTGTCTACACTGAGAACTCGTGTAGTCAATACTGGAATTTTCAAAACTACAGAAATTCAG GGCATAACTTTGGACAAAGCTTCTGAATGCAATCCAGGTGCTCGATGGTGGATCAAAGCTGATGGATGCGATGTCATTCCTGGTCTccatgaatctgtctgtcttgaatGGTCTGGAGATGTTGACTTGAATGATGAGACACTGCAAAAAACATACAAGAAGTACAGAGACCGTCTCAAAGACATTTCTAGTATTGGAAAGAGCAGCACTTCACAGACCAGGCTTGTACTTTCTACACTTCAGTCTGAATTGACTGAAGATCTTCAATATTTGCAAAGTG CTCTAGAATCCAAAACATCTGAACTGGACAAGCTGAAG GATGCCAGTGGGCAGTTGAAACAGTGGCTGAGTTAG